Proteins found in one Candidatus Krumholzibacteriia bacterium genomic segment:
- a CDS encoding Rid family hydrolase, translated as MPSTRKRASRRDRHRASQEKRTSRRKEPGGGTIVAGILAPHPPHLVYAENPPQNEPRSEGGWENIRWGYERLRQRLATKDFDVLVVHSPHWRTVVGHHFLGVPHFASLSVDPVFPNLFRYHFDVHVDVELAEAIRDEARTAGLVTKMMRNPAFRVDYGTITSCHMVHPGWDLPIVGISSNAAFFYYSNDVGQQQMLKLGEATRRAIEKSGRRALLLASNSLSHRHFTVEPPIPEDMSHEHPYHHGQYLWDMRVLEHMRQGRTRQLFDELPDFIDQTESEANAGCLSWLLAALGFPDYPAEVHGYGTVIGTGNAVVEWDAETAALGKQAGRAMGPSATPSLRAARALALPAPTAAAAAKQRKASARREPSPLPPAPTPATSSDGRPGGAVAGYIVPGLPQPLLVPERSPGWQALRRAFESVRAEIAALDADLLLLYSTQWLSVIGHQIQAHPTPEWVHVDPEWHELGAIPYRFRMDSAFAAAYEKSARERGLHARTVAYHGFPIDTGTVVALKLLDPENRLPACVVSCNMYADRAETIVLGKAAAAALRTSGRRAVCIAVTALSNRLFTEDIDPKKDRISSLKDDEWNRKLLEILGEGRIEDVSQLARQFSSQAHADQKLKAIWWLASALGQNNNYKGHVFEYRPLWGTGGAVVGLLPTANAASNLEFDEEDVDVYAGERNVLSAGRASSRAAVVRTAAPGLETAPAAAGEGIVTEAAPTPVGAFPHARRVGDLLYLSGIGPRQAGTDAIPGGPVRDAAGRARDYDVAAQTRAVIDNVRIVLEAAGSSLERVLDVTVFLIDMRRDFETFNRIYAETFGSIGATRTTVEVRALPTPIAVEFKVIARCGDGGEA; from the coding sequence ATGCCGAGCACACGGAAACGCGCGAGCCGACGCGATCGCCATCGCGCCTCGCAGGAGAAGCGGACGTCCCGGCGGAAGGAGCCCGGGGGCGGCACGATCGTCGCCGGCATCCTGGCGCCGCACCCGCCGCACCTGGTCTACGCGGAGAACCCGCCGCAGAACGAACCGCGCTCCGAAGGCGGTTGGGAGAACATCCGCTGGGGCTATGAGAGGCTGCGGCAGCGGCTCGCCACGAAGGACTTCGACGTCCTGGTGGTGCACTCGCCGCACTGGCGCACCGTCGTGGGCCATCACTTCCTCGGCGTGCCGCACTTCGCCAGCCTGTCGGTGGATCCCGTCTTCCCCAACCTCTTCCGTTATCACTTCGACGTGCATGTGGACGTGGAGTTGGCCGAGGCCATCCGCGACGAGGCGCGCACCGCCGGTCTGGTGACCAAGATGATGCGGAACCCCGCCTTCCGTGTGGACTACGGCACCATCACCTCGTGCCACATGGTGCATCCCGGCTGGGATCTCCCCATCGTCGGGATCTCCTCCAACGCCGCTTTCTTCTATTACAGCAACGACGTGGGCCAGCAGCAGATGCTCAAGCTAGGGGAAGCCACGCGCCGCGCCATCGAGAAGAGCGGCCGGCGCGCCCTGCTGCTCGCTTCCAATTCCCTCAGCCACCGTCACTTCACGGTGGAGCCGCCGATCCCGGAGGACATGTCGCACGAACATCCCTACCACCACGGCCAGTACCTGTGGGACATGCGGGTGTTGGAGCACATGCGCCAGGGACGCACGCGGCAGCTCTTCGACGAGCTGCCGGACTTCATCGACCAGACCGAGAGCGAAGCGAATGCGGGCTGCCTGAGCTGGCTCCTCGCCGCCCTCGGCTTCCCCGATTATCCCGCGGAGGTGCACGGCTACGGCACGGTGATCGGCACGGGCAACGCCGTCGTCGAGTGGGACGCGGAGACCGCGGCGCTCGGTAAGCAGGCAGGGCGCGCCATGGGCCCGAGCGCGACTCCTTCGCTCCGCGCGGCGCGCGCCTTGGCCCTGCCGGCACCGACCGCTGCGGCGGCTGCGAAGCAGCGCAAAGCCTCGGCCCGACGGGAGCCTTCGCCGCTTCCTCCCGCGCCGACGCCGGCGACGAGCAGCGACGGCCGCCCGGGAGGCGCCGTCGCCGGCTACATCGTCCCCGGCCTGCCCCAACCGCTCCTCGTCCCCGAACGCTCGCCGGGGTGGCAGGCGCTCCGCCGCGCCTTCGAGTCGGTACGCGCCGAGATCGCCGCCCTCGACGCCGATCTCCTCCTCCTCTACAGCACCCAGTGGTTGAGCGTGATCGGCCATCAGATCCAGGCGCATCCGACGCCGGAGTGGGTGCACGTGGACCCCGAATGGCACGAGCTCGGCGCCATCCCCTATCGCTTCCGCATGGACAGCGCCTTCGCCGCGGCCTACGAGAAGTCGGCGCGGGAGCGGGGCCTGCACGCGCGCACCGTGGCCTATCACGGCTTCCCCATCGACACCGGGACGGTGGTGGCGCTCAAGCTGCTCGATCCGGAGAACCGCCTGCCGGCTTGCGTCGTCTCCTGCAACATGTACGCCGATCGGGCCGAGACCATCGTGCTCGGCAAGGCGGCGGCCGCGGCGCTCCGCACCAGCGGGCGGCGCGCCGTCTGCATCGCGGTCACGGCGCTCTCGAACCGCCTGTTCACCGAAGACATCGATCCGAAGAAGGACCGCATCTCCTCCCTCAAGGACGACGAGTGGAACCGTAAGCTGCTGGAGATTCTCGGCGAGGGGAGGATCGAGGACGTCTCCCAGCTGGCGCGCCAGTTCAGCTCCCAGGCCCATGCCGACCAGAAGCTGAAGGCGATCTGGTGGCTGGCGTCCGCACTCGGCCAGAACAACAACTACAAGGGCCATGTCTTCGAGTACCGGCCGCTCTGGGGCACGGGCGGCGCCGTGGTCGGCCTCTTGCCGACGGCGAACGCGGCCTCGAACCTGGAGTTCGACGAGGAAGACGTGGACGTCTATGCCGGCGAGCGCAACGTCCTCTCCGCCGGTCGCGCCAGCTCTCGCGCGGCTGTGGTCCGTACCGCCGCGCCGGGTCTCGAGACGGCGCCGGCTGCCGCCGGCGAGGGCATCGTCACCGAGGCCGCTCCGACTCCCGTCGGTGCGTTCCCGCACGCGCGCCGGGTCGGAGACCTCCTCTACCTCTCCGGGATCGGCCCGCGCCAAGCGGGCACGGACGCCATCCCCGGCGGCCCGGTGCGCGACGCCGCCGGACGGGCCCGGGACTACGACGTGGCCGCGCAAACCCGTGCCGTCATCGACAACGTGCGCATCGTGCTGGAAGCTGCCGGTTCCAGCCTCGAACGCGTCCTCGACGTCACCGTGTTCCTCATCGATATGCGGCGCGACTTCGAGACCTTCAACCGCATCTACGCCGAGACCTTCGGCTCCATCGGCGCCACCCGCACGACGGTGGAGGTGCGGGCCTTGCCCACACCCATCGCCGTCGAGTTCAAGGTGATCGCCCGCTGCGGTGACGGAGGAGAGGCATGA
- a CDS encoding aldehyde dehydrogenase — MRTLQHFVGGRFVPASKGASLDDVNPATGEVIARLPRGDAADVETAVAAARSAASGWASTPVAQRAALLEAVADRIAARQGELATLEAEDTGKPLQLARSVDIPRAIANFRFFAGAVRHDETPFHAMEGALNYTLRRPLGVVGLITPWNLPLYLLTWKAAPALAMGNVVVAKPSELTPLTAQALAEIFAEVGAPPGVFNLVHGRGDEAGEALTSHPDVAGISFTGGTATGARVAAAAAPRFKKLSLELGGKNPTLVFADCDFDAAVQGTVRAGFTNQGQVCLCGSRVLVEAALYERFLSALVQRVRGLRLGDPMDPRTELGSLVSAAHRDKVEGYLRLAREEGGEVLGGERPVLGPPLDSGAFLAPAVVTGLAHTCRFVQEEIFGPAVSIHPFADEDEAIALANDVRYGLAASVWTRDLSRAHRVSARLESGMVWVNTWLLRDLRVPFGGLKASGVGREGGRWSLEFFSEARNVCIRLDPNP; from the coding sequence GTGCGCACCCTGCAGCACTTCGTCGGCGGGCGCTTCGTCCCGGCGTCGAAGGGCGCGTCTCTCGACGATGTGAATCCGGCGACGGGCGAGGTCATCGCGCGGCTCCCTCGCGGCGACGCCGCGGACGTCGAGACCGCGGTGGCCGCTGCCCGCAGCGCCGCCTCGGGTTGGGCCTCGACGCCCGTGGCGCAGCGGGCCGCGTTGCTGGAGGCGGTGGCGGACCGCATCGCCGCCCGACAGGGCGAGCTGGCGACGCTCGAGGCCGAGGATACGGGGAAGCCGCTGCAGCTCGCCCGCAGCGTCGACATCCCGCGCGCCATCGCCAACTTCCGCTTCTTCGCCGGCGCCGTGCGTCACGACGAGACCCCTTTCCACGCCATGGAGGGCGCCCTCAACTACACCCTCCGCCGGCCCCTTGGTGTGGTGGGATTGATCACGCCGTGGAACCTGCCGCTCTATCTCCTCACCTGGAAAGCGGCGCCGGCCCTCGCCATGGGGAACGTGGTCGTGGCCAAGCCGAGCGAGCTCACGCCGCTCACGGCGCAAGCACTCGCCGAGATCTTCGCCGAGGTGGGAGCACCGCCGGGAGTCTTCAACCTGGTGCACGGTCGCGGTGACGAAGCGGGCGAAGCCCTCACCTCCCACCCCGACGTGGCCGGCATTTCCTTCACCGGCGGCACGGCGACGGGAGCCCGGGTCGCCGCCGCTGCGGCGCCGCGCTTCAAGAAGCTGAGCCTGGAGCTCGGCGGCAAGAACCCGACGCTGGTCTTCGCCGACTGCGACTTCGACGCCGCCGTGCAAGGGACCGTCCGCGCCGGCTTCACCAACCAAGGGCAGGTGTGTCTGTGCGGCTCTCGCGTCCTCGTCGAAGCAGCGCTCTACGAGCGCTTCCTGAGCGCCCTGGTGCAGCGCGTCCGGGGCCTCCGCCTGGGCGATCCCATGGACCCGCGCACCGAGCTCGGCTCCCTGGTGTCGGCGGCGCATCGCGACAAGGTGGAAGGCTACCTGCGCCTCGCGCGTGAAGAAGGTGGTGAGGTCTTGGGCGGCGAGCGGCCTGTGCTCGGGCCGCCGCTCGACAGCGGTGCCTTCCTCGCCCCCGCCGTCGTCACCGGTCTCGCGCACACCTGCCGTTTCGTGCAGGAAGAGATTTTCGGCCCCGCCGTCAGCATCCATCCCTTCGCCGACGAGGACGAAGCCATCGCCCTGGCCAACGACGTGCGCTATGGTCTGGCCGCGTCGGTGTGGACCCGCGACCTGTCGCGGGCGCATCGGGTGAGCGCCCGCCTCGAGAGCGGCATGGTGTGGGTGAACACCTGGCTGCTGCGGGACCTGCGCGTGCCCTTCGGCGGCCTGAAGGCGAGCGGTGTGGGCCGCGAGGGTGGCCGCTGGTCGCTGGAGTTCTTCAGCGAGGCGCGCAACGTCTGCATCCGGCTGGACCCGAATCCCTGA
- a CDS encoding asparaginase, protein MYPRSPLGERDAGIPTGRDVEWEPLLDYRRHGVSETTIHGAVAWASGKRIVHSFGGNVLCYGRSMMKPLLMKALAAALAPDTTWTQKAIAVSSHNGTAEHVAAAQSLLPEDEWGLMQTPLDVPLLQFGRQVRRPRRWYNTCSGEHAAILRACRLLGWNRAGYTLPQHPLFQAYVQTLRRFLGRDWTPLRVARDGCGLPTVSNTVSELAILFAGLASTHEEDWIWEAMVRHPDLIGGFNRLDSTILKAGEGHVIAKEGADGLLGLSIAHQEFPHGLGIVIKVAHGWDPQAMWYVARAVLGVLGLELRNPYPLRRQKAFVVPGVVPPERLPRLQQVATWDDWDPDRDRYYYDWQQYGDGGDP, encoded by the coding sequence ATGTACCCGCGCTCGCCTCTCGGCGAGCGCGATGCCGGGATCCCCACGGGGCGCGACGTCGAGTGGGAGCCGCTCCTCGACTACCGGCGCCACGGGGTGAGCGAGACCACCATCCATGGCGCCGTGGCCTGGGCGAGCGGCAAGCGGATCGTGCATTCCTTCGGCGGCAACGTGCTCTGCTACGGCCGCAGCATGATGAAACCGCTGCTCATGAAAGCGCTGGCAGCGGCGCTGGCGCCGGACACCACCTGGACGCAGAAGGCGATCGCGGTGAGCAGCCACAACGGCACGGCGGAGCACGTGGCCGCTGCACAGTCGCTCCTCCCGGAGGACGAGTGGGGCCTCATGCAGACGCCCCTCGACGTGCCGCTGTTGCAGTTCGGCCGGCAGGTGCGGCGGCCGCGCCGCTGGTACAACACCTGCTCCGGCGAGCACGCCGCCATCCTGCGCGCCTGCCGGCTCTTGGGCTGGAACCGCGCCGGCTACACCCTGCCGCAGCATCCACTCTTCCAGGCCTACGTGCAGACACTCCGGCGTTTCCTCGGCCGCGACTGGACGCCCCTCCGGGTGGCCCGTGACGGCTGCGGCCTGCCCACGGTCTCCAACACCGTGAGCGAGCTCGCCATTCTCTTCGCCGGCCTGGCTTCGACGCACGAGGAAGATTGGATCTGGGAAGCGATGGTGCGCCATCCCGACCTGATCGGTGGCTTCAATCGTCTCGACAGCACAATCCTGAAAGCGGGCGAAGGACACGTCATCGCCAAGGAAGGTGCCGATGGGCTTCTCGGTCTCTCCATCGCGCACCAGGAGTTCCCGCACGGGCTCGGCATCGTGATCAAGGTGGCCCACGGCTGGGACCCGCAAGCCATGTGGTACGTGGCGCGGGCGGTCCTCGGTGTTCTCGGCCTGGAGCTGCGCAATCCCTATCCGCTGCGACGGCAGAAAGCCTTCGTCGTCCCCGGCGTCGTCCCGCCAGAGCGCCTGCCCCGGTTGCAGCAAGTGGCCACCTGGGATGACTGGGACCCGGACCGCGACCGCTATTACTACGACTGGCAGCAATACGGCGATGGCGGCGACCCATGA
- a CDS encoding LLM class flavin-dependent oxidoreductase has translation MDFDIFFSISQTPVEDVLPNEAEMFRNFFAQVEAADALGFGTAWIAESHLSSEVQKRHREPVIPHWRGEVGLNVDFLQLAQQIFRRTRRIEAGSAVMNILCNGGPVAAAERIAAFCSLHGLDPAERRRIHVGFAAGRFDFMNRAYGILPRDAIEAAAWPAVKGKIFAEAATIFLRLLRGDILSSSDLPEPSLSRADFRSEAEWEKVLSLAAPGGGRKESLPLQRRFVFEPLKIVPQEWRRELCVPVIGSHDPRLQEEVNRILPVQVFNLSITRPEVIEDTHRRLGQAYHPDGGPWRRGYMPRTLMVFLNEQPQLSPEERRAAARAEARTALAAYWTALEGTLDPTKVEVAADNAVVGNADDVVEQILARFHPEDRLMLWFDFFNHDSPRVVANMEAFMTRVAPRVSDAMSRRAAGERH, from the coding sequence ATGGACTTCGACATCTTCTTCTCCATCAGCCAGACCCCGGTCGAGGACGTCCTCCCCAACGAGGCGGAGATGTTTCGCAATTTCTTCGCCCAGGTAGAGGCGGCAGACGCCCTCGGCTTCGGCACCGCCTGGATCGCCGAGTCGCATCTCTCCAGCGAAGTGCAGAAACGCCACCGCGAACCGGTGATCCCGCACTGGCGCGGCGAGGTGGGTCTCAACGTCGATTTCCTGCAGCTGGCCCAGCAGATCTTCCGGCGCACCCGCCGCATCGAGGCCGGCAGCGCGGTGATGAACATCCTGTGCAACGGCGGTCCGGTGGCGGCGGCGGAGCGCATCGCCGCCTTCTGCAGCCTGCACGGCCTGGACCCGGCGGAGCGCCGCCGCATCCACGTGGGCTTCGCCGCCGGACGCTTCGACTTCATGAACCGGGCCTACGGCATCCTGCCGCGTGACGCCATCGAGGCCGCAGCCTGGCCCGCGGTGAAAGGCAAGATCTTCGCCGAAGCGGCGACGATCTTCCTGCGCCTCTTGCGCGGGGACATCCTCTCGAGCAGCGACCTGCCCGAGCCCTCGCTCTCCCGCGCCGATTTTCGCTCCGAGGCGGAGTGGGAAAAGGTGCTGTCGCTGGCCGCGCCCGGCGGAGGGCGGAAGGAATCGCTCCCGCTGCAGCGGCGCTTCGTCTTCGAGCCGCTCAAGATCGTGCCGCAGGAGTGGCGGCGCGAGCTCTGCGTTCCGGTGATCGGCTCCCACGACCCGCGCCTGCAAGAGGAGGTCAACCGCATCCTGCCGGTGCAGGTGTTCAACCTCTCCATCACCCGCCCTGAGGTGATCGAGGACACCCACCGGAGGTTGGGGCAGGCGTATCATCCAGACGGGGGGCCGTGGCGGCGCGGGTACATGCCGAGGACCCTCATGGTTTTCTTGAACGAACAGCCGCAACTGTCGCCGGAGGAACGCCGTGCCGCCGCGCGAGCCGAGGCCCGCACCGCCTTGGCCGCCTACTGGACCGCCCTCGAAGGCACCCTCGATCCGACGAAGGTGGAGGTAGCGGCGGACAATGCCGTGGTGGGTAATGCCGACGACGTGGTGGAGCAGATCCTCGCCCGCTTCCACCCCGAGGATCGTCTCATGCTGTGGTTCGACTTCTTCAACCATGACAGCCCTCGCGTCGTCGCCAACATGGAAGCTTTCATGACACGCGTGGCGCCGCGCGTGAGCGACGCCATGAGCCGCAGAGCCGCGGGAGAACGGCATTGA
- a CDS encoding SDR family oxidoreductase, whose product MPSLAPAFSLAGRSALVCGASAGIGRATALACAGLGAGITVLARDGAKLEALLPELRAAGAASATSLVADLENIEGFERVVGDWLQQAAPVHILVHNTGGPPAGKLVEADTAALLAAFRRHVLSAHRLVQLLLPGMREAGYGRIVNVLSTSVREPIDLLGVSNTIRAAMASWAKSLSRELPPGVTINNVLPGYTATERLAELARSTAARTGRSIEAIEAEWREMAPEKRLGRPEEIAAAIAFLVSPAASFVRGTSLPVDGGRLRSI is encoded by the coding sequence ATGCCTTCTCTCGCACCCGCCTTCAGCCTCGCCGGGCGCTCGGCGCTCGTCTGCGGTGCCAGTGCCGGCATCGGCCGGGCCACGGCACTGGCATGTGCCGGCCTGGGCGCCGGCATTACCGTGTTGGCGCGAGACGGAGCCAAGCTCGAAGCCCTGCTTCCCGAGCTACGCGCCGCCGGAGCCGCCAGCGCGACCTCGCTGGTGGCCGATCTGGAAAACATCGAGGGCTTCGAACGCGTCGTCGGCGATTGGCTGCAGCAAGCCGCTCCCGTCCACATCCTCGTGCACAACACGGGCGGACCGCCGGCGGGCAAGCTCGTCGAAGCGGACACGGCGGCTCTCCTCGCCGCCTTCCGGCGCCACGTGCTCTCGGCCCATCGACTGGTGCAGCTCCTGCTGCCAGGGATGCGGGAAGCAGGCTACGGGCGCATCGTCAACGTCCTCTCCACCTCGGTGCGCGAGCCCATCGATCTCCTCGGCGTCAGCAACACCATCCGCGCCGCCATGGCTTCCTGGGCCAAGTCGCTCTCTCGGGAGCTGCCGCCGGGCGTCACCATCAACAATGTGCTGCCGGGATACACGGCCACGGAGCGCCTGGCGGAGCTGGCACGCAGCACCGCCGCACGCACCGGCCGCAGTATCGAGGCGATCGAAGCGGAGTGGCGCGAGATGGCGCCGGAGAAACGTCTGGGTCGCCCCGAGGAGATCGCCGCCGCCATTGCCTTCCTCGTCTCCCCGGCGGCATCCTTCGTACGCGGTACGAGCCTGCCCGTGGACGGCGGGCGACTGCGGAGCATCTAG
- a CDS encoding tryptophan 2,3-dioxygenase family protein: MPPPVLPTYWDYLKLEHLLSLQSGFESEEGRLAPDELHFIIVHQVYELWFKLALRELRQARDWLAAPRVAEETVPQVVHHLRRVNEILRLAAEQFRLMETLTPQDFLGFRDKLVPSSGFQSFQLRELELLLGLEDEQRVRIGGTDPLDHIRTAAAHSPTGTMAWGRLEAARGEKTLRAALHDWLHRTPIQGSSPDDAGDAAVVEGFLRAYLEAYATLQKEQTDALMRNGAGDAAALRRRAAADLQRAAAFVLAEEASPEARARVQRIRAGILFIESYRDLPLLAWPRLLVDTVVELEELLVLWRTRHVRMVERIIGRRQGTGGSPGVEYLDQTLQYRIFTDLWSARTVLLPRQALPPLGDPSFYGFAV, encoded by the coding sequence ATGCCCCCTCCCGTGCTACCGACCTACTGGGACTATCTCAAGCTCGAGCACTTGCTCTCCTTGCAGAGCGGTTTCGAAAGCGAAGAGGGGCGGCTGGCGCCGGACGAGCTGCACTTCATCATCGTGCATCAGGTGTACGAGCTCTGGTTCAAGCTCGCATTGCGCGAGCTGCGCCAGGCCCGGGACTGGCTGGCGGCGCCGCGGGTCGCGGAGGAAACCGTCCCGCAAGTGGTGCACCACCTGCGGCGGGTGAACGAGATCTTGCGCCTGGCGGCGGAGCAATTCCGCCTCATGGAGACGTTGACGCCGCAGGACTTTCTCGGCTTCCGTGACAAGCTCGTGCCGTCGAGTGGGTTCCAATCCTTCCAGCTGCGCGAGCTGGAGCTGTTGCTCGGACTGGAGGACGAGCAGCGCGTCCGCATCGGCGGCACCGATCCTCTGGACCACATCCGAACCGCCGCCGCCCACTCGCCCACGGGAACCATGGCGTGGGGACGCTTGGAAGCAGCGCGGGGAGAGAAGACGCTGCGCGCCGCCTTGCACGACTGGCTGCACCGCACCCCCATCCAGGGCTCCTCCCCCGACGATGCCGGCGATGCCGCGGTGGTGGAAGGATTCCTCCGCGCCTACCTCGAGGCCTACGCCACTTTGCAGAAAGAGCAGACCGACGCTTTGATGCGAAATGGTGCCGGTGACGCTGCGGCACTGCGCCGGCGTGCCGCGGCCGATCTACAGCGGGCGGCGGCCTTCGTCCTCGCCGAAGAGGCGAGTCCCGAGGCACGGGCCCGGGTGCAGCGCATCCGCGCCGGCATCCTCTTCATCGAGTCCTACCGCGACTTGCCTCTCCTCGCCTGGCCGCGCCTGCTGGTGGATACCGTCGTCGAGCTGGAAGAGCTGCTGGTGCTCTGGCGCACGCGGCACGTCCGCATGGTGGAGCGCATCATCGGCCGCCGGCAGGGGACGGGCGGATCACCGGGGGTCGAATACCTCGACCAGACGCTGCAGTACCGCATCTTCACCGATCTCTGGTCGGCGCGCACCGTGCTCCTGCCACGGCAAGCGCTGCCGCCTCTGGGCGACCCCAGCTTCTACGGCTTCGCGGTCTAG
- a CDS encoding MFS transporter, whose product MEYERDEKRILGVTGLAHFLTHLYELSFPALALTVRDDLGLSLAEVLRLSFLMYLFFGLGALPMGLLADHWKAKSVLLVTLLGAGLGCLLVSRAGTPGQFAAALALVGVCISGYHPAGMALLSRGVRQRGRALGVNGVYGNLGSAMAPFIAGLLGYAVGWRGAYLCLGLLGLAGGLITLAIPIEEHRAGGGPARRAVNAPAHSSSGESPLGSFAVLCVAMLLAGFAYRGVALVLPATFQEETTFLSNFLQRVHWTHLQGSANLAATLIASAVYAVGIAGQLLGGHLADRHDLRKLYLCFHAASLPFVFAMGFLSEWGLVLAAGTYIFFALGMQPIENSLVARFTPERWRSTSYGIKFALNFGVGSMAVYGVAALHGEKGFLPVYVAVSCVVFLVCTTAALLLLRTRGAAVRNEAAAALLS is encoded by the coding sequence ATGGAGTACGAGCGCGACGAGAAGCGCATCCTGGGCGTCACCGGCCTGGCGCACTTCCTCACCCATCTGTATGAGCTCTCTTTCCCGGCGCTCGCCCTCACCGTGCGCGACGATCTCGGTTTGTCGCTGGCCGAAGTGCTGCGGCTGTCGTTCCTGATGTATCTCTTCTTCGGTCTCGGAGCCTTGCCCATGGGACTCCTCGCCGACCACTGGAAGGCGAAATCGGTGCTTCTCGTCACGCTCCTCGGCGCTGGCCTGGGTTGCCTGCTCGTCTCCCGCGCCGGCACGCCGGGCCAGTTCGCCGCGGCGCTGGCACTCGTCGGCGTCTGCATCAGCGGCTATCACCCGGCGGGGATGGCGTTGCTCTCCCGCGGCGTCCGCCAGCGCGGCCGCGCCCTCGGCGTGAACGGCGTCTACGGCAACTTGGGCAGCGCCATGGCCCCCTTCATCGCCGGCCTCCTCGGCTACGCGGTCGGCTGGCGCGGCGCCTATCTCTGCCTCGGTCTCCTTGGCCTCGCCGGCGGATTGATCACCCTCGCCATCCCCATCGAGGAGCACCGAGCAGGCGGCGGGCCAGCACGGCGTGCGGTGAACGCCCCGGCACACTCGAGCAGCGGCGAGAGCCCGCTCGGCTCCTTCGCGGTTCTCTGCGTCGCCATGCTGCTCGCAGGCTTCGCTTACCGCGGTGTCGCCTTGGTGTTGCCGGCCACATTCCAGGAAGAAACCACCTTCCTCTCCAACTTCCTGCAACGCGTGCACTGGACGCACCTGCAGGGCTCGGCCAACCTGGCGGCGACACTCATCGCCTCCGCGGTGTACGCCGTCGGCATCGCCGGCCAGCTCCTGGGCGGTCACCTGGCGGACCGGCACGACCTGCGCAAGCTCTATCTCTGTTTCCACGCCGCGAGCCTGCCCTTCGTCTTCGCCATGGGTTTCCTCTCCGAGTGGGGCCTGGTGCTGGCGGCAGGCACCTACATCTTCTTCGCCCTGGGAATGCAGCCGATCGAGAACAGTCTGGTGGCGCGCTTCACACCGGAGCGCTGGCGCAGCACCAGCTACGGCATCAAGTTCGCCCTCAACTTCGGCGTCGGCTCGATGGCGGTGTACGGCGTAGCGGCGCTGCATGGGGAGAAGGGCTTCCTGCCGGTGTATGTCGCAGTGTCCTGCGTCGTCTTCCTCGTCTGCACGACCGCAGCACTGCTCTTGCTCCGCACCCGCGGTGCCGCGGTACGCAACGAGGCTGCCGCAGCCTTGCTCTCCTGA
- a CDS encoding DUF6624 domain-containing protein produces the protein MSPHGGICNVIVLMAILGCEPAAKQPSPAILAEARRELEARGRADQAVREGFGVGGSVDTIQARAMMHTDSMNTAWLKNYVARWGWPTSAQVGREAVEAAFLIVQHAVQDTAFMRSMLPAIEEAYRRGDLEGAAVAMLTDRVAVKTGHPQIYGTQLSLREGRWVLDSIADSAHVDERRRQMGLPPLAEYLRLVDSLTTGH, from the coding sequence ATGAGTCCCCATGGAGGCATCTGCAATGTCATCGTCCTGATGGCGATCCTGGGGTGCGAGCCGGCGGCGAAGCAGCCGTCACCCGCAATCTTGGCCGAGGCTCGCAGGGAGCTCGAGGCTCGGGGCCGAGCGGATCAGGCCGTGCGCGAGGGTTTCGGCGTGGGAGGGTCGGTGGACACGATCCAGGCGCGGGCGATGATGCATACCGATTCCATGAATACCGCCTGGCTCAAGAATTACGTGGCCCGCTGGGGGTGGCCGACCTCGGCACAGGTGGGGCGGGAGGCGGTCGAGGCTGCCTTCCTGATCGTCCAGCATGCAGTGCAGGACACGGCGTTCATGCGTTCGATGCTTCCGGCCATCGAAGAAGCGTACCGCCGGGGTGATCTCGAAGGCGCCGCTGTGGCGATGCTCACCGATCGAGTCGCCGTGAAGACCGGGCATCCCCAGATTTACGGTACCCAGCTCTCCCTCAGGGAAGGACGCTGGGTGCTGGACTCGATCGCCGACTCGGCGCACGTGGACGAGCGGCGTCGCCAGATGGGGTTGCCGCCCTTGGCCGAATACCTACGGTTGGTGGATTCCTTGACCACGGGACATTAG